A stretch of the Flavobacterium aquiphilum genome encodes the following:
- a CDS encoding carboxymuconolactone decarboxylase family protein, with amino-acid sequence MSTLQKRTFTVPTRSQVSANNQAIFDNLQKGIGFVPNLYAYYAKNETALDDYLTLQNRKSTLRAKEREVINLVTSQINDCRYCQSAHTALGKMNGFTDEQIVEIRKGSASFDSKLDALVKFAASAVENRGRATEESKEAFFAAGYDEANMIDVVMVIGDKITSNYLHNLTGFEIDFPLAQLL; translated from the coding sequence ATGTCAACATTACAAAAAAGAACTTTCACCGTTCCTACAAGATCACAAGTATCTGCAAACAATCAAGCAATTTTTGATAACCTACAAAAAGGTATAGGTTTTGTCCCGAATCTGTATGCCTACTATGCAAAAAATGAAACGGCACTGGATGACTATCTTACTTTACAAAATCGAAAGAGTACTTTACGAGCCAAAGAAAGAGAAGTGATTAACTTGGTAACGAGCCAAATTAACGACTGTCGTTACTGCCAATCGGCACACACAGCATTAGGAAAAATGAATGGTTTTACAGATGAACAAATCGTTGAAATTCGTAAAGGTTCAGCATCGTTTGACAGCAAGTTAGACGCATTAGTAAAGTTTGCGGCATCAGCAGTTGAAAATCGAGGCAGAGCAACCGAAGAAAGTAAGGAAGCCTTTTTTGCAGCAGGATATGATGAAGCCAATATGATTGATGTGGTAATGGTTATTGGCGACAAAATAACGAGCAACTACCTACACAACCTCACTGGATTTGAAATTGATTTTCCTTTGGCTCAACTCCTTTAA
- a CDS encoding oxidoreductase, which translates to MKIWFITGISSGLGKALAQTVIDKGDFVIGTFRNQSQTDSFNKQHKDKALALTLDITNPNEIEKAVKLVTEKFGQIDVLVNNAGYGLAGAIEETSTEETRAVFEANFFGALKITQSFLSLFRNQKSGHIIQISSHGGFKAFAGFGVYNASKFALEGFSEALAQELAPLGIKVTIVEPGPFRTNFAGSGFKIVEQTIADYDTTAAVFREKIKSVDGKQEGDPKKASKAIYDITNSLTPPLRLPLGKIALLSLTSKLESVKTDLENFKDIAESVVF; encoded by the coding sequence ATGAAAATTTGGTTCATCACAGGAATTTCAAGCGGTTTGGGCAAAGCACTTGCCCAAACCGTTATTGACAAAGGCGATTTTGTCATTGGTACATTTCGTAATCAATCACAGACAGACAGTTTTAACAAACAACACAAAGACAAAGCACTTGCATTGACTTTGGATATTACAAACCCCAACGAAATTGAAAAGGCAGTTAAACTTGTAACTGAAAAGTTTGGACAAATTGACGTACTTGTAAATAATGCCGGTTATGGACTTGCTGGTGCTATTGAAGAAACAAGCACAGAAGAAACAAGGGCCGTTTTTGAAGCCAATTTCTTTGGTGCTTTAAAAATAACACAGTCTTTCTTGTCTCTTTTCAGAAATCAAAAAAGCGGGCACATCATTCAAATTTCTTCGCACGGTGGCTTTAAAGCCTTTGCCGGTTTTGGAGTTTACAACGCAAGCAAATTTGCGTTAGAAGGTTTTAGTGAAGCATTGGCACAAGAACTTGCACCACTTGGAATTAAGGTAACGATTGTAGAACCCGGCCCTTTCAGAACCAACTTTGCGGGAAGCGGTTTCAAAATTGTTGAACAAACAATTGCTGACTACGATACAACGGCGGCTGTGTTTAGAGAAAAGATAAAAAGTGTGGATGGCAAACAAGAAGGCGACCCAAAAAAAGCGTCCAAAGCCATTTATGACATCACCAATTCACTTACGCCTCCTTTGCGCCTACCCCTCGGAAAAATCGCTTTACTTTCATTGACTAGCAAATTGGAAAGCGTTAAAACTGACCTTGAAAATTTTAAGGACATCGCAGAAAGTGTAGTTTTTTGA